TAGCCGAGGTCCGGGGTGGCAGCGCGACTGGCGGACAATAATCGGAAACGAAGTGCGCCCTATGCCTTAGAGGGCACCCACCGCACCGTGCAGCTGCTGCCCAAAGCAGCGGAAATCCCACCAAGCTTCCGGCACTCGGCACAGCTCCAAGGCGCTCCGTGCATCATCAGCTCTATTAGGTGCACGTCATCAGGAGCCCACTACTGCATGTTTCACGTGAAACGTCCCTCGTACCTCAGTCTTACACCGAGGAGCGGGTCAGATCTATAGGTTGAACGACGTAAACCAGTTTTCGACGACAGGTAGTGACACTCTTACTCGTTGAGACCGCGCTACGAAGGAGTGGAGTCCGTGAATGGACATGCTCGCGTCCATGCCGTCCAGAACGCCTACCCGCGGCGCAAGACATGCCTTCATTGGGTCAACTCGTTGAAAGAGACCCGCGACAGTCGCACAACAAAGGCCATGGGGCGTCGCTCGACCCGTCACTTTGTGGCGCGGCTCCAACTAGGGCCCCACGCAGGTATCCCCGTAAACGACGAAGAAGAGTTTGCCGGGTCCCATTAGGATAAGCAACATCCTAGAGACTGGCGGTTCCTCATGTCCGCAACCCTGCGCGAACGCTAGCTAGGGAATGGACTGCCAGCGAACCAAAGGACTCCTCATCGAGTTTCACGTGAAACATCGACATTGGCTGAAGGGCTACAAACAACCACTATCCCGGACAAGGCTGCCACACATCCTCAGAGAGAACGCTAATTGATAATCAACGACAGAATCGTCGGTACTCCACGAAGAAAATGGGGCCTACTCACCGAGTAAGCCCCATTCAGTTGGTTCACTACAAATTAGTCCTCGGCGCCAGGACCCAGCACATCCATAATGCGGTTGAGATCCTCAACGCTGGCGAACTCAATGCTGACTCGCCCTTTGCGTGCACCCAAAGTAATCTTCACATTGGTGTCCAGGCGATCCGAGAGTGACGACGCCAAGTAGTCCAAACGCTCGTGGCGCGCATTGGGCTTCGGGATGCTGCTCTTAGCGGGAGCAGTGGGATCTTGATAGAGAGCCACGGCCTCTTCTGTTGCCCTCACGGACATACCCTCGGCAACAATCTTCTGAGCCAGGCGCTCCATCGCCGCAGCATCCGGCAGTGCCAAAAGAGCCCGCGCATGGCCGGCAGACAAAACGCTGGCTGCTACCCGCCGCTGGACCAGGGGCGGGAGCTTCAGCAAACGGAGTGTGTTGGATACCTGCGGCCGCGAACGCCCGATACGGTCGGCCAGCTGTTCGTGAGTGGTCCCAAAGTCTTCCAGGAGTTGCTGATAGGCAGCAGCCTCTTCCAGAGGGTTCAGCTGGCTGCGGTGGAGGTTTTCCAGCAAAGCGTCGCGAAGGAGGTCGTCGTCAGTGGTATCGCGGACGATTGCAGGGATAGTTTCGAGCCCTGCGGCCTGTACTGCACGCCAGCGACGCTCACCCATGACCAATTCATACGGTTCTCCACCCTTTTCGGTTGAAGTACGTACAACAATTGGCTGGAGGACGCCGATTTCGCGGACCGAGTGGACCAGCTCGGCCATGTCATCTTCATCGAAAACCGAACGAGGCTGTTTGCGGTTCGGATGGATATCACCGACGGGAATCTCGGCAAAGCGAGCACCAGGAACTTCAACCAGCTCCACGTCCGGCGTCGAGCGAGCAGAAGACTTAGTTGCGGCCTCCGCAGACCCCGATTCATCCGTCCTGTGATCAGAGGGCGCTGAGGCTCGCTTGGGGGCAGGCTTAGATGCAGCTGCCTTGGAGGTGGAGGACTTGGCTGGTGCCTTGGGACTTGCGGCCTTGGGTGCTGCAGCCTTACCAACGGCCGGCGATGCTGCTGAGGGCTTCGACGCGTCCTCAACTGCTGAGTCCTGAATCGGAGCTTCTACTGCCGCCTCTTCAGACTTCCGGGCTTCCGGGAAAAACAGATCCACAGGACGGGATGGCGCTGCGCCGTTTCCCTGGGCCGCGGCCGAGCTAGGAATGAGAGCCCCAAGACCCCTACCGAGGCCCCTTCGCTTTTCGCTCATTGATTCATCCCTTCGATGAAATGGCCGAGCACGGAACTGCTCAGGCTGTTGCAGTGTTTCAAGAATTCTAGCGTTCAGCGATTTCGGCGGCGGCTTCCATGTAGGAGAGCGCGCCGCTCGACGAAGGATCGTAGGTCATGACCGTCTGCTGGTAGCTCGGTGCTTCGGAGATGCGCACAGAACGCGGAACCACAGCTCCCAGAACTTGCTCGGGGAAGTGCTGGCGTACCTCGGATGCAACCTGCGCGGCGAGGTTCGTTCGGCCGTCGTACATGGTCAGGAGGATCGTGGAGACCTCAAGGTCAGCATTGAGGTGCTTCTGGATCATTTCGATGTTCTTGAGGAGCTGGCTCAATCCTTCCAGTGCGTAGTACTCGCACTGGATGGGGATAAGAACTTCACTCGCGGCACAGAACGCGTTGACCGTCAGCAACCCGAGGCTTGGCGGGCAGTCGATAAAGATGAAGTCCAAGCGGCTTTCGCCGCTCTTTTCCCGCTCCTTGGCATAGACGTCAATGGCACGTCGGAGCCTCTGTTCCCGGGCAACCAATGAAACCAGCTCGATTTCAGCACCGGCAAGATGGATGGTGGCGGGTGCACAGATCAGGTTGGGAATATCCGGGCAAGGGGCCACAACGTCCTTCAGGGGAAGGTCGTTGATCAGGACGTCGTAGATACTGTCAACGTCGGCATGGTGCTCAATGCCCAAAGCCGTTGACGCGTTGCCCTGGGGATCAATATCTATCACCAGCACGTTGAGGCCGGCGGAGGCCAGGGCAGCAGCGATGTTCACCGTGGTGGTTGTCTTACCGACCCCACCCTTTTGGTTTGAAACCGTGAAGATGCGGGTTTTGTCCGGCTTGGGCAGTTCCCTGCCGACCAGCCGTTCACGCCGACGGGTCTCGTGGGCCAGCTGACGGGCGATGGGACTCGAGTCATCAATGGAATCCATCACGTTATGCACTCCATCAGATACGGTTTCACGTGAAACGGCAGCATTATCAACCGAATCAGGGCGCACTATCGCAGACTGAAGAGACGCAGAGGGTGTAGCCATTGCCCGAGCGGACCCCAACGACATAAACGGGGGGATTCGCTGCGTGGAGGTTTCACTACTGCCCACTGGTCACACTCTCACTCTCATTCGGCGCTTGCTGCCGTTCTCTAGCCTAACTGCTCAGCCGCCGACACGCGGGAAACCGAGCGGGTCTCAGGCCGTCTTTCCGGGCTTGTTGACGATAATCCTCACCACAGTGGTGGGTTCCTCCAAAAGCTCCTGTCCACAAACCACAACCGACGTTTCCACGCCGCCAAGTTTGCGGATGACCTTCCTGGCTTTCTCAATTTCCTCGGCAGCACTGCGACCCTTGATGGCCACAACTTCGCCGCGGCCGTTCAAGAGGGGAATCGTCAGGCCCGCCAGGTTGCTGAGCGCAGAAACTGCCCGGGCCGTCACAACATCGGCATCCACCATTCCAACGGCCAGCTCAGCACGCGTCCTCATGATGGTGACATTGTCCAGGTCCAGGTCATCTACGACTTCCTGGAGCCAAATGACACGACGCTCCAGCGGTTCAATCAACGTCAGTTCAAGGTCCGGACGGGCAATGGCCAGGCAAAGACCCGGAAGGCCTGCGCCGGATCCGACGTCAGCGACGTGGCTGTCCATGGCAATGGCAGATTCAATGACCGCACAGTTCAATACATGGCGACTCCACAAACGCGGAATCTCACGTGGGCCAATCAGCCCACGTTCAGTTCCGGAGGTGGCGAGGTGTTCCACGTAGCGCTTGGCAAGATCCAAGCGCTCCCCAAAGATCTTCTCTGCAGCTTCAAGTTCAGCTGCGGTAATTTCAACCATGAGCTGCTAGTCAGCCGAAACGACGATGTGGCGGCCGGCGCCTTCGCCCTCGGACTCGGAAACGAATCCGAGGTCAGCTACGGCATCGTGGACGATCTTTCGCTCGTAAGCGCTCATCGGCTCAAGGGCCACGGTACCGCCGTCGGCCTTGACCTTGGCCACGGCGTCTTCAGCGATCTGCTGAAGCACGCCGGCGCGCTCCTTGCGGTAGCCGTTGATGTCCAGCACCAGGCGTGAACGGCTTTCGGTAGCGGAAAGGACTGAGAGGCGGGCCAGCTCCTGCAAAGCTTCCAGAACCTCGCCGTCACGTCCTACGAGGCTGTCCAACGCTGCCGACTCTTCATCAGCACCAATGGAGATATACGTGCGTCCGTTGCGGACCTCAATGTCGATATCGCCGTCGATATCGGCAATATCCAGAAGTTCCTCAAGGTAGTCGGCGGCAATGTCGCCCTCTTCTTCAAGACGGCTGGCAGTCTTGGACTGCGTCTCTTCCTGGGTCTCGTCCTGGTCTTCAGTCACAGCGGCGATAACTTCTTCAGTGCTCTCGGCAGACATTACTTCTTCTTCCTGTTCTTACGTTGTGGCTGGACGCGCTGTGCCCGGATCTCGGCTGCTGCCGCGGCGGCAGCTTCGGCTTCAGCGGCGGCGTCCGCAGCAGCGGTCTTCTTGCCACCCAGCAGCGGCGGCAGGCCCTTTGCGGCACGGCGCTCCTCCAGTGCCTTGGCGGCAGGGGAACCCGGGGTGGGCATGCGGCGGATGACGAAGAACTGCTGGCCCATGGTCCACAGGTTGGTGGTGGTCCAGTAGATGAGGACACCGATGGGGAAGTTGATGCCGCCGATACCGAACACGAGCGGCAGGATGTAAAGCATCATTTTCTGCTGGCGCATGAACGGGCTGGCCATGGCCTCTTCAGACATGTTCTTGGCCATGATCTGCTTCTGCGTGATGAACTGCGAGGCCGTCATGGCAATGATCATCACAATGGAGAGAATCCAGACTGCAACCTCGTTGCC
Above is a genomic segment from Arthrobacter sp. YN containing:
- a CDS encoding ParB/RepB/Spo0J family partition protein, which codes for MSEKRRGLGRGLGALIPSSAAAQGNGAAPSRPVDLFFPEARKSEEAAVEAPIQDSAVEDASKPSAASPAVGKAAAPKAASPKAPAKSSTSKAAASKPAPKRASAPSDHRTDESGSAEAATKSSARSTPDVELVEVPGARFAEIPVGDIHPNRKQPRSVFDEDDMAELVHSVREIGVLQPIVVRTSTEKGGEPYELVMGERRWRAVQAAGLETIPAIVRDTTDDDLLRDALLENLHRSQLNPLEEAAAYQQLLEDFGTTHEQLADRIGRSRPQVSNTLRLLKLPPLVQRRVAASVLSAGHARALLALPDAAAMERLAQKIVAEGMSVRATEEAVALYQDPTAPAKSSIPKPNARHERLDYLASSLSDRLDTNVKITLGARKGRVSIEFASVEDLNRIMDVLGPGAED
- a CDS encoding ParA family protein, coding for MGSSETSTQRIPPFMSLGSARAMATPSASLQSAIVRPDSVDNAAVSRETVSDGVHNVMDSIDDSSPIARQLAHETRRRERLVGRELPKPDKTRIFTVSNQKGGVGKTTTTVNIAAALASAGLNVLVIDIDPQGNASTALGIEHHADVDSIYDVLINDLPLKDVVAPCPDIPNLICAPATIHLAGAEIELVSLVAREQRLRRAIDVYAKEREKSGESRLDFIFIDCPPSLGLLTVNAFCAASEVLIPIQCEYYALEGLSQLLKNIEMIQKHLNADLEVSTILLTMYDGRTNLAAQVASEVRQHFPEQVLGAVVPRSVRISEAPSYQQTVMTYDPSSSGALSYMEAAAEIAER
- the rsmG gene encoding 16S rRNA (guanine(527)-N(7))-methyltransferase RsmG, translated to MVEITAAELEAAEKIFGERLDLAKRYVEHLATSGTERGLIGPREIPRLWSRHVLNCAVIESAIAMDSHVADVGSGAGLPGLCLAIARPDLELTLIEPLERRVIWLQEVVDDLDLDNVTIMRTRAELAVGMVDADVVTARAVSALSNLAGLTIPLLNGRGEVVAIKGRSAAEEIEKARKVIRKLGGVETSVVVCGQELLEEPTTVVRIIVNKPGKTA
- a CDS encoding Jag family protein; translated protein: MSAESTEEVIAAVTEDQDETQEETQSKTASRLEEEGDIAADYLEELLDIADIDGDIDIEVRNGRTYISIGADEESAALDSLVGRDGEVLEALQELARLSVLSATESRSRLVLDINGYRKERAGVLQQIAEDAVAKVKADGGTVALEPMSAYERKIVHDAVADLGFVSESEGEGAGRHIVVSAD